The DNA window CGCGCGCGATCGAAAGCGCGCTGGCGCAGGAATTTGACGGCGAGATCGAAGTGATAGTCGTCAACGACGGATCGACTGACGCGACCGCCACCGTGCGGGCAGGGGGCAACCGCATGCGATCTTGCGCCGAACCGGCGCTCAAAGATCGCCAAGCGCCGGGCTGCATGTCTGAGCAACCAATTGGTGTTGAGGATGCGCATCGCGTCGCCGATGCTTTCGCCGGGGCTGCGGCGCAGCCTGTCGGGTCCGCCGGAACACGGCTTGCCGGATCGCCCGCAATGAGCCGCAAGTGAAGCCCCGGTTGCTTATCACGATATACGCGAATCCGGATTATTATCCGCCGACGGTGTATGCAGTCCGCATACTAAGTGGCTATTTCAGAATACATATCCTTTGCCGGAACATGGATAAGCCGGTTCAAGAATGGCCGGCCGATGTGACTATCGAGCGACTGGGCGGGTACGCATCGCCGCGCGAAAAAGAGGCGGCGAGCGCCCGTGCAAAGCTGATCGAATATGCGAAATTCACCGCTCGCACCCGCGCGCTGATCAAGCAGATGCAGCCGGCGATTGTCTATTCGTACGATCCGCACGCGTTTGTCGCGAGCATGGTCGGGCGAGCGGGCGGGAGATCGACGCCGCTGATATTTCATCTCCACGAGTTGCCGGAGACGGCGAGTCTTTCGTGGACCTCGCTGCAAACGTGGGTCGTAAAGGCGGCATTAACAGGTACCAAGTCGGCGGATGCAGTAGTGTTTCCGGAAAAGTATCGCGCCCGCCACTGGCTGATGACTGCAGGAGAGTCGCGCGCGCCGATAATCGTGCCGAATTGTCCCGATCGTAATTACTTTACCGGGCCCGCGGATTGGAACGAGACGATCGCGATGAGATATCGCGCGCGGGAAGTGGTTTACGTCGGTTCTGTAGGCGCCGATAACGGCCATCTGGAAGCGTTGCGCGCGATCGCGATGACGGACGGCGGGATTGGACTGCTAGTGATTGGCAGTTTTCGCCCCGAATTCGCGGCGAGCTTCAACGCGCTCGCGCGCGAGCTTGGGGTGGCGGAACGAATCAGCCTGGACGGATGGATAGCTCATGATGAGGTCCCCGCGCATGCATCTCGCGCGTCGGTGGGGCTGTCGCTTTACAAGCCAGTGACAAAGAGCCTGGAATACATGGGATCGGCGAGCAACAAGCTGTTCGAATACGCGGCGATGGGATTGCCGGTGGTAGTGCCGGATCGCGAGAGCTACCGCGACTTCCTGGGCGATGCGGATTGGGTGACGTATGCCGACGTCGAAGATCCAGGATCGATCGCGCGCGCGATTACCTCGATCTTCGCGGACCGCGAGCGATACGTCGCGATGAGTCGCGCGGCGCGGCGCGCATTCGAGGAACAATATAACTACGAGCGCGTCTTTGAGCCGGCGCTCGAGCGCATTTTCGAATTGAGCGGCGTGACGAAAGGCAGCCAGGCCCCGGCGTGCGATCGCGCCCAGCGGCAGGCGCCGCCGGCATCGTGAAGATCTGCGTAGCCAGCGCCGGCCGGTTTCACGCCTTCGATCTGGCGCGCCAGATGGAACGCCTCGGCCATCTGACCCGCCTCTACACCGCCTATCCGCGCTTCAAGGTGGATGGACTGCCCGCCGCGAAAGTGAGTACCTTTCCATGGCTGATGGGACCAGCCACGCTCGCGGGACGATTCGGATTGCCGGGACTGCGCGAGCGCCTGAACCTCGCCGCGATCGAGACGTTCGATCGCTGGATGGCCGCGCGGCTCGCGCCCTGCGAGGTGTTCCATTGCCTATCCAGCTTCGGATTGCAGAGCCATCGCGCGGCGCGCGCGCGGCACGGCGCGCTTACGGTATGCGATCGGGGGTCATCGCATATCACGTTTCAAAATGAGATTCTGCGCGAGGAATATGCCCGCTTCGATATTCCGTATCGCGGGACCGACGCGCGCATCGTCGAGCGCGAGCTTGCCGAGTACGAATTCTGCGACCTGATCAGCGTGCCGTCCGGCTTCTCGCTCCGATCGTTCGTCGAGAAAGGCGTGCCGCGCGAAAAGCTGCGGCTTAATCCCTACGGCGTCGATCTCTCGATGTTCCATCCGATGCCCAAGCGCGACGCCGTCTTCCGCGTGCTGTTTGTCGGTTCGATTTCGATTCGCAAGGGAATCGCTTACCTGCTCGAGGCGGTAAAGCGCGCTGCGATTGGGGCGCTCGACCTGGTGCTGATTGGAGACGTCGATAAGGACGCGGCGCGCGTCCTCGCCAAGTGTGATATGCCCCTGCGCCATCTGGGCGTGCTCCCCCGTGCCGAACTCGCCGAGCATTATTCGCAGGCGTCTGTGCTGGTCCTCCCGTCAATCGAGGACGGCTTCGGGTTGGTCATGGCGCAAGCGATGGCCTGCGGCGTTCCGGTGATCGCGACGACCAACACCGGAGCCGAGGATCTGTTCAGCGACGGAGTCGAAGGGTTCATCGTTCCGATCCGCGACGGGGCCGCGATTGCCGACAAGATCGTCTTTCTGTATGAGCATCCCGAGGTCCGCGACGCGATGGGCGCCGCCGCTCTTGCCCGGGTGCGCGCGCTGGGCGGATGGAACAGCTACGGCGAGCGGATGGCGGCGATGTATCAGGCCGCGCTCGCCGCACGCGCAGGCGCCGGGCGGTGAAAGAGCAACTGATGAACCGCATGATGCGTGAACAAATCATCCCGCGCGCCAAAGCCCTGATTCGGCCGGTCGCGCGGCATCGGTTTCTGCTCGAGCGCATGAAATTTCTGGGCGAGACTATACTCAGTGCTGAGCAGGGCAATGACCGATTGGCTGCGATGATCCATCACGGCGGCGCGGCGGGCAAAATTGGCGCGACCGAGATCAAGGTCTCACGAGTTTACCTGCGCCGGCGCGACGGCGGCGGCCTCTGCCACAATTTCGGCCACTATGCATGGTGGGCGCATGTCACCGCCGGCATCTATCCGCCCGATTCCCCGACGCTGTCGCGTTTTTGCCGCTGCTACCTGGAAACGCTCGAAGGTATTGACCTGCTTGCCGTGTGGTTCAATTTCGGCGAGGCCGCCGCCCGCCGGCGCTATGCTCCCGGCGCAACGCTGTGCGAGCTTTCTGCGCTTGAGCCATATTACCATGAGCGGCCGTGGAGCGCGCAGTTGGCAGGTAAACGGGTCGTGGTAGTAAGCCCGTTCGAGAAGTCGATCCAGGCTCAATATCAGCGGCGGGAAAAGATTTGGGCGGCCAAGCCCGAAGTGCTGCCCGCGTTCGATCTCCGCATCGTGCGATGCCCGCAGCCTGCGGGGATTATCGACCAGCCGGAATATCCCGACTGGTTCACCGGGCTGGAAGCGTTGAAAGCGCAGCTCGGCGCCCGTCCGTTCGATGTGGCGATTATAGGTGCGGGCGCATGGTCGATACCGCTGGCGATCCATGCGAAGTCGTTGGGCGCCTTCGGGATTCATCTGGGCGGAGCGACGCAGTTGCTATTCGGGATTATGGGCGGGCGATGGGTATCCAATCCGGAAATCGGCGCGTTCGTGAATGACGCGTGGACGCGCCCGTCCGAAGACGAGCGGCCGCGAAATTACCGCCTTCATGAAAACGGTTCGTACTGGTGAATTGAAGATTCCGTTTATTTGCTCTTTTGGAAATCGGAGACTGCGTGCGAATCCTTTACACTGAGACCAGCGACTTTCTGCCCACCAGCGCGCACTTTCTGGAGGTGCTCGCGGCGATGGCGGAGCGCGGCGAATGCGAGTTCTCGTTTTTCGATGAAGCCAGGTACCGCCGCCCGCAACGCTCGATCGCGGGGCGAATCGTGCGGCGTCTTGCCGGCCGCCCATCCGGTTATCGCGCGCTCAACGCCGCACTCATCGCCGAGGCGCGGCGCTTGCACCCCGATCTCGTGCTGATCGGCAAGGGCGCCTATTTCGCTCCCGCCACGCTGGCCGCGGTTCGCGCCGCGACGGGAGCATCGATGGTCAACTGGGCCACCGACGATCCCTTCAATCCGGCCAACAGCACCCGCGACCTGGTTGAATCGATCGCGCTCTACGATCTCTACGTATGCACCAAGCGCGCGATAATGGACGACGCGCGGCGCGCGGGATGTGCCAACGTCGCCTACGTCCGCTTCGGATACAAGCCGCAGGTCCATTTTCCCGAGGCGCCCGCGAGCGATGACGAGCGGATGCGCTTCGATTCTGACGTGACATTCATCGGCGGCGGGGACGATGACCGCGCTCCATACTTCGAGACGATCGTCCGCGCGATCCCTAAGCTTCGGCTGCATCTGCACGGCGGCTACTGGAATCGCTATCCGAAGCTGCGCCCATATTGGCGCGGAAACGCAACCGGGCGCGATTTCCGTCTCGCGGTCGGCGGCGCAAAAATATCGGTCAACCTGGTGAGGCGTGCGAATCGGGACGATCACGTGATGCGCACCTTTGAAATTCCCGCGTGCGGCGGCTTCATGCTCACGGAGAGATCCGCCACCCACGATGAATTATTTTCCGAAGACAAGGAAGCGGCGTTTTTCAACTCGCCCGATGAACTCATCGACAAGGTCCGGATTTATCTCGGGCGCGATGAAGATCGAGTCAGGATTGCCGCCGCGGGCCATCGCAAAATCACGCAGGGGCGGCATACCTACGGCGATCGGCTGGCGGAAATTATCCAGGCTGCGCGATCGGTAAAAGGGTTGCGGACGCCGGCGACGGTTGGCGCCGCGCAAACTAATGAAATCGAATCGAATGGCTGAAGCCTTGAAATAACCTATGTCGCAATTGTCAGTAGAGAGCGATTGTCCAATCTGCCTGAGTCCGCGGGCCCTTCAACTAGCTCATCGCTTTGAAGAAGACTCATATTATGTTGTGCGTTGTAAGGCATGCTGCGTCGAGACAATCCTGCCTCATCCTACAAGCAGGCTTTTGAAGGAATTCTATTCCGACTACCACAATACTCGAACCGCCGAAGAGCAAATGCCGCTTCTCATCGGGCGATCCGTTGAATTGCTCGAAGTGTTGCTAAGTCATCTGCCTCTTGCTCCAGGACGAAAGCCGTTGCGATACATGGAAGTGGGATTCGGCAACGGAGCGAGTCTGCTGGCCGCGGCTCAACTGGGTATGGAGGCTGTTGGCTTTGATTTGGATCCGAGCAACGTTCGGGAAGTTACTCAACGGGCTCAGTCCAGAGGTCTCAGTGTGCAGCTCCGATGCGGCGATATCGCCGAGGCTATCGAGGGAACGGAGCCGGTCGACTTCGTCAAGGCTTCGCAGTTGATCGAACACCTCATCGATCCTGCCAGTTTTGTCCGTTCGATCTTAAAGGTAATGACGCCCAGGGGGTATCTTTACCTCGAATGTCCGAACAACAACGCGGCGTTTCTTCGAATCAAGAATCGACTCCGAAAACGATTCGCGCGAATGAATTTCTACAATTCCCTCAAGATCGGCGAGCATCTCTGGGGTTTCAGCCAGTCTGGCATGAACCGGCTGTTGCGGCTTTCAGGCTATGAAGTGGTATTCTGCTCCAGCTATCCGCTTCGCCATCGCTATTTCCAGCCGGAAAATCTCTTTTGGTATCCAAGTGTGCGGTCCGGCGTGGCCGAAGCATTTTCGAGGCGGCAAGCGTTTCCTCTTTTGAAGTCGATGATTCCTGTCTTCGACGGCTTGGCGTCTTTCGCGCTTTCGGAAGGAATAGGACTCGCAACGCTGGCGCGAAAGCAGGATGAAGTCGAATCGAATGGCTGAACGGTTCGAATCCGCGCCGCCGCATCCGCCGGATGGCGAGTGGTATGCGCGAATCAGCGCGCCGAGGCCGGGCTCCGCCAGCCTGGGCAAGGCGCTGAAGCTGCTGGCGGCGTTCGCAATCGCGTTGATCGCTCTGAACCTCTACGCTCCTGCTTCGCCGACGATCCTCGAGCGAGTATTCGCGTCCGCGATACTGGCCTCGCTTGCGCTTCCGGTCTGGCTATGGATGTCAGGCGCGGATCGAATGATTCCGTTCATGCCATTCCTGACGCTGATGTTCACCTATTACTACGCGCTGCCGGTTTTCCTGTTGCACCGATATGTTACCGGACTGTTCCACCCGCCTGTTGCCGACCATTTCATCACACTGGCGCTCGGATACTCACTACTGGGTCTGTATTGCATGTTTGCCGGATACTATGGACCGGCGAGATGGCTATTCGCACCGATACTACCGCGATTCAACTTGCAATGGCGCGACGAGCGAGTAGTGCGGATGGTCGCGCTGATGCTGGGAGTCGGGGGATTGTTCATGGCCTCCTCGGCCGCCAGGTTTCTGCCCGAGAGTCTGGCCCAGATCGGCGTATTCGCGGCTGACTTATCGATGGTTGGAATCTGCACGCTGGTCGCGCTTCAGTTGGCGGGAAGACTGGATCGGATCACATCGGTGTTCGTCTGGGGGTTTCTGATTCCGGCCAGAATCGCAATCGGCCTGGGCAGCGGCTCGGCCGGGGGACCGCTGATGGTCGGCGTCGCCGTCGCAATGATTTTCGCTTCCGTGCGCCGATCGATCCCATGGAAGACGGTACTGCTGGGCACTGTTGTGGCGGTGTTCATCATCCGGCCCGCGGAGGTACCGTATCGCGCGGAGACGTGGGGCGGAAGACATTCGGATGCGGGCGAGATCGAGAAAGCCCGCCTGTATGGAGATATTCTTTACCGCATCACGATCGGAGGGGCGGTGGAGCCGCAAGTGCTGATCGAATTCGGAAGCCTGCGCCTGGCGCAATTCACAACGTTCGGCGAAGTGATCGCGGACTCGCCCGCAATGGTGCCTTTTTGGGGGGGCGAGTCTTACTATCCGATCCTGTTCAAGCTGATTCCGCGCGCGGTCTGGCCCGATAAACCGGAAGAGTTGACCGGACAAACTTTTGGCCATCGCTACGCCTTCATCTCCGCCGGGAATACTGACACTTCGATCAATCTTCCGCAGCTAGTCGAGTTGTACGGGAACTTTGGACTCGCCGGAGTGATCGCGGGGATGTTCATATTCGGGTTAATCTACCGGCTGCTGATCGAGATGTACGTTCATCCCGCAATGGGGCTCGGCGCTCTGGTTGGCGGCGTTTACGTTTTGTCGAAGTTGCTTGATATCGGCTCCGCCGCGTCGATGGTTTTCGGAGGGATCCCATGGGCCATCATCTTCATCGCGCTGATTCACCTGCTCATCCAACTCGCAGAGGTTGACGCGATGGCGCTGGGGCAGCTTGGCTTCGAAAAAGGAGTCCGCCGTATCTGATCCAGTCACAATTCAACGCGAATATTACCGGCGCACCGCGTCGCAATATGACGAGCTGCGCCTTGTGCAGCCGCCGCCTGATCGCGGGCCGGCGATCGTGTTCCGCGCGACGCTGGCGCTAACGCTCGCCAACGCGCTTTGGTTCATCTGGTCAAACCGGTTCATCCCGATGTCGGACTATCCCGACTGGGTATACCAGGGGTGGATACTTTCGGGCATCCTGCGCGGTGCCGCCCATCCGCTGTATCACTTCAGATCGTATCCTCCAACGCACGCCGCAGTCACAATAGCCACCGCTCTTCTCGACTACGGCTTCGGTGCAGAGACCTCGGCAAAGCTGGTGTTGTCAAGCGCGGTCTGCGCATTCGCGATTGGCAGCACCTACCTTCTGAAAGCGTGTGGGGCCTCCGAGCGGCACCCGCTTCTGTATGTGCCGCTGCTGTTCATCTTCGACACTTGGTTCTTCACCGGCGAGATTGATTATTATCTCGCCTTGACGGGGTTCTTCTTTCTGGCGGGATATCTGCTGCGGCGCGCGGACTCGCCCGGTCGAATTAACCCGCTGGTCGTGCTCGTGGGTCTTCTGGCGATTTTTGTGGCGCATTTGATCGTCTACCTGGCATGCGGCGCTGTTTGTATCGCGATAGTTCTTGCACATCCAAGCCCGGTCAAGGCGCGCCGACTCCTGCTGCCGGCGCTGGCCTCGGTGCCGATCCTCGCATGGTATGTGCTGGGCCGGGCGACGTCTCATGACTTGGGCACTCAGACGTTTTTGGTGCCCTGGACGGCCCGCCACCTCGCCAGCAACTTCATCGATGCGTTCTCGCTGTTTCACGCGTTTGCGCCGTGGCTCAGTCCGCACTCGAAGTTGATGCACCTAGCGGCTATGTGCAACTTGATCAGCGATGGCGGCATCTTTACTCTCTTTTGCGTGTGCGCGGTGATGTGGTTCAGGGGTACTCGTGATGATGCCGCGCCCCTGCTCGCAGCCCTCTTGTGCCTGATCGGATACGTCGCAGGAGGCTATGCGATCGCCGGCGTGTTCGGCGCGGAACGCCTGACCTACCCGGCTGCATGGCTGGTCCTTGCATGGCTGGCTGGAAATTGGACTCCCGCGCGAGAGTCTGCCCGCCTCGCAGCCATCTGTGTGATTGGCGCCGTGCTAGCTATTCAGTGCGTTTACGTCGATCATGCCGTGGGACAAGTGTGTGACCGCTTGGCCCAAACCTACGATCGCCTCGCGCAAGCGCCATCGCGCAAGGACCTCTGTTCGATATACGAGCCTTACTTCCAGCAAAGCTGGGGCGGCCAACACCGTAGCGGCTGGGAGCGCTTCGTTCCGGACCACGCCAGTGTCATTCGCCTGCCGTATTATCTCTATATAGAGCGGGGAGAGGCGGCCCCTATTTTTGAAGCAGGGATCTTCAATTATTCGGGGCGCGGAGATAACAACGACCTGTGCAGGTAGCCTGTTCGCGCTTGCCGTCGCGCAAGGCGCAGTTGCGAGGGGAAGCGAATAGATGACGGCTGATCCAGTCACAATTCAACGCGAATATTACCGGCGCACCGCGTCGCAATATGACGACCGGCACGTGCACTCGGATGGTGAGCATACGTTCGCGCTGTGGTTCATGGTGTCGATGATCCGTTACTTGGAGTGCCGCTCAGTGCTGGACATTGGCTCTGGAACCGGGCGTGAGCTGATAATGCTCAAGAAAGAGATGCCCGGGATTCGAATCTGCGGGATAGAGCCGTCACCTGAACTACGGGCCGCGGCGCAAGCGAAGGGCCTGGCGCCGCATGAGATAGTGGATGGCGACGCGCAGGCGCTCAAATATCCCGACGGTGACTTCGACCTGGTGTGCGCCTTCGGCGCATTGCATCACATTCCGAAGCCCTCGCTTGCAGTCGGCGAGATGCTGCGGGTATCCAGGCGAGCGGTCTTCATCTCGGACGCAAACAACTTCGGCCAGGGCTCGGCACCGGCGCGCGCTGTCAAACAGATCGCGAACTTCCTCGGACTATGGCCGTTGCTCGATTTCATCAAGTCGCGGGGTAAGGGCTATCGCCTCTCGGAAGGGGACGGTCTTTCATACTCCTATTCTGTATTCAACGATTACGCGCAGGTCCGGCGCGCCTGCGCGTCCGTCCATCTATTGAACACGACGGCAGCGGGCGTGAATCCATATCGGACCGCATCGCATGTCGCGCTACTCGGCATCAAATCAGGATCGTAGGGGTGATTTCTTCAGACGAAGACGCCGGCCCGATCCGCGTCCTGCACGTAAGTCCGTTCTTCGCACCAGCGTGGGCTTACGGCGGACTGGTCGAGTCTGCCTATCAGTTCGCCCGCCATCTGGCGCGCGCGGGAGCGGCGGTTCGGGTGCTGACTACGGACGCGAACGGATCGGGAAAGAAGCTGGACTCGGCGGCGAAGGCGCCGTACACGCACGGCCAGGGATTCGAAGTTCGCTACTGCGCGCGAGTCGCGCGTCAGTCGGTATCGCTCGAGCTTGTCGACGCGCTCGTCGAACAGGTGCGCTGGGCCGACGTGGTTCATCTGCACGCGGCGTACTCGTTTCCGACAATTCCAGCCTTACTCGTGGCGCGGATGCTGGAACGGCCGGTGGTGTGGACTCCGCACGGCGCGCTGCAGCGCTGGAGCGGGTCGCGGCGAATCCAGTTCAAGTCGTTGTGGGAGAAGGTGTGCAGCCTGGTTGCGCCGCGCGCCTTGGTGCTTCACCTGACCTCGGAGAGCGAGGTCGAGGAAACTCGCGCACGGTTTCCGCGCGCCACCATCGGACTAATTCCTAACGGAGTCGAGATTCCGCAATCGCTTCAGCGCGAGCCACGCGGCGCTGGGCTGCGGCTCGGATTTGTCGGCCGCCTCGATCCCAAGAAAGGAATTGAGAATCTGCTCGCCGCCTGTCGCATCCTGAAAGAGCGGGGCGGGCCGGTTTTCTCGCTCGCGATCGCGGGTTCGGGCTCGAGCGACTACGAGGCGAAACTTCGCCGCGAGATCGATCGCCTCGATCTGTCCCACGAGGTCGCACTTCTCGGCGACCTTCGCGGCGAGAAAAAACAGCGGATGTTCGAGGGGACCGACGTCGTCGTGGCGCCGTCGTTCACAGAGAATTTCGCAATAGTCGTAGCCGAAGCGCTTGCGCACGGCGCCGCCGTGATCGCGAGTACCGGTACTCCGTGGAAAGAAGTCGAGCGGGCAGGCTGCGGGCTGTGGGTCGGCAACGATCCCGCGAGCCTGGCGGACGCAATCTCCACGGTAAGCTCGATGCCCGTCGCCGAGATGGGCGAGCGCGGGCGGCGTTGGATGGCGGCAAGCTTTTCGTGGGACCGATGCGCGCTGGAAATGCTGGCGCTCTACAAAGACCTGCTGGCTCGGCCCGGCCATCGCGATGCGCGCCGCCGCGCATCGGTGGCAAGTCGAGATAGCTCTCCGCGAGGTTGCGCGGATGGCCTGCCGCCGCCGGGACGATGACAACGTTCGCGCGGCGCGAGTGGTTATTCATTGCGCTGGTGGCTGCGTTCTGCGCCATCTTTCTGCTCGAGTATCCCGCCTCGTTCGCAATCGCCGACGAGTGCGAGATCCTCTCGCTCGCCTATAGCATTGCGCACGGCACGGTTTATCCCGACCGCGCCGGACTGCTCACCTGGAACCCGTCGATGGAACTCGTGGTCGCCGGCCACCGCATCGTCAAGTACTCGCCGTTTCACGCGATGCTGCTGGCGCCGGCGGTCGCGAGCGACTGGCGGCTCGGCTTCCTGGTGAGCGCGGCATTTTTCATCGTGGGCGCGTTTGCGGTGCGAGCGATGCTCCGCGACGCGGGGCTCGCGACCGACTGGTGCATCCTGTATTTCCTGCTGCCCGGGATGCTCTACTACTCCGCCACGCTGATGGCCGCCGTTCCGAGCGCGGCGATGGGCGCAGTCGGAGTCGCTCTGCTGTGGCGCGAGCGCCCGCGCCGCGTTTGGGGAGCGCTCGCGCTTGGCGCCGCGGTCCT is part of the Candidatus Binatus sp. genome and encodes:
- a CDS encoding glycosyltransferase family 4 protein codes for the protein MRSRPAAGAAGIVKICVASAGRFHAFDLARQMERLGHLTRLYTAYPRFKVDGLPAAKVSTFPWLMGPATLAGRFGLPGLRERLNLAAIETFDRWMAARLAPCEVFHCLSSFGLQSHRAARARHGALTVCDRGSSHITFQNEILREEYARFDIPYRGTDARIVERELAEYEFCDLISVPSGFSLRSFVEKGVPREKLRLNPYGVDLSMFHPMPKRDAVFRVLFVGSISIRKGIAYLLEAVKRAAIGALDLVLIGDVDKDAARVLAKCDMPLRHLGVLPRAELAEHYSQASVLVLPSIEDGFGLVMAQAMACGVPVIATTNTGAEDLFSDGVEGFIVPIRDGAAIADKIVFLYEHPEVRDAMGAAALARVRALGGWNSYGERMAAMYQAALAARAGAGR
- a CDS encoding glycosyltransferase family 4 protein; the encoded protein is MTIERLGGYASPREKEAASARAKLIEYAKFTARTRALIKQMQPAIVYSYDPHAFVASMVGRAGGRSTPLIFHLHELPETASLSWTSLQTWVVKAALTGTKSADAVVFPEKYRARHWLMTAGESRAPIIVPNCPDRNYFTGPADWNETIAMRYRAREVVYVGSVGADNGHLEALRAIAMTDGGIGLLVIGSFRPEFAASFNALARELGVAERISLDGWIAHDEVPAHASRASVGLSLYKPVTKSLEYMGSASNKLFEYAAMGLPVVVPDRESYRDFLGDADWVTYADVEDPGSIARAITSIFADRERYVAMSRAARRAFEEQYNYERVFEPALERIFELSGVTKGSQAPACDRAQRQAPPAS
- a CDS encoding class I SAM-dependent methyltransferase; this encodes MTADPVTIQREYYRRTASQYDDRHVHSDGEHTFALWFMVSMIRYLECRSVLDIGSGTGRELIMLKKEMPGIRICGIEPSPELRAAAQAKGLAPHEIVDGDAQALKYPDGDFDLVCAFGALHHIPKPSLAVGEMLRVSRRAVFISDANNFGQGSAPARAVKQIANFLGLWPLLDFIKSRGKGYRLSEGDGLSYSYSVFNDYAQVRRACASVHLLNTTAAGVNPYRTASHVALLGIKSGS
- a CDS encoding glycosyltransferase, translating into MIIPVFNGERTVARAIESALAQEFDGEIEVIVVNDGSTDATATVRAGGNRMRSCAEPALKDRQAPGCMSEQPIGVEDAHRVADAFAGAAAQPVGSAGTRLAGSPAMSRK
- a CDS encoding CgeB family protein — its product is MRILYTETSDFLPTSAHFLEVLAAMAERGECEFSFFDEARYRRPQRSIAGRIVRRLAGRPSGYRALNAALIAEARRLHPDLVLIGKGAYFAPATLAAVRAATGASMVNWATDDPFNPANSTRDLVESIALYDLYVCTKRAIMDDARRAGCANVAYVRFGYKPQVHFPEAPASDDERMRFDSDVTFIGGGDDDRAPYFETIVRAIPKLRLHLHGGYWNRYPKLRPYWRGNATGRDFRLAVGGAKISVNLVRRANRDDHVMRTFEIPACGGFMLTERSATHDELFSEDKEAAFFNSPDELIDKVRIYLGRDEDRVRIAAAGHRKITQGRHTYGDRLAEIIQAARSVKGLRTPATVGAAQTNEIESNG
- a CDS encoding class I SAM-dependent methyltransferase, with amino-acid sequence MKEFYSDYHNTRTAEEQMPLLIGRSVELLEVLLSHLPLAPGRKPLRYMEVGFGNGASLLAAAQLGMEAVGFDLDPSNVREVTQRAQSRGLSVQLRCGDIAEAIEGTEPVDFVKASQLIEHLIDPASFVRSILKVMTPRGYLYLECPNNNAAFLRIKNRLRKRFARMNFYNSLKIGEHLWGFSQSGMNRLLRLSGYEVVFCSSYPLRHRYFQPENLFWYPSVRSGVAEAFSRRQAFPLLKSMIPVFDGLASFALSEGIGLATLARKQDEVESNG
- a CDS encoding glycosyltransferase, which codes for MISSDEDAGPIRVLHVSPFFAPAWAYGGLVESAYQFARHLARAGAAVRVLTTDANGSGKKLDSAAKAPYTHGQGFEVRYCARVARQSVSLELVDALVEQVRWADVVHLHAAYSFPTIPALLVARMLERPVVWTPHGALQRWSGSRRIQFKSLWEKVCSLVAPRALVLHLTSESEVEETRARFPRATIGLIPNGVEIPQSLQREPRGAGLRLGFVGRLDPKKGIENLLAACRILKERGGPVFSLAIAGSGSSDYEAKLRREIDRLDLSHEVALLGDLRGEKKQRMFEGTDVVVAPSFTENFAIVVAEALAHGAAVIASTGTPWKEVERAGCGLWVGNDPASLADAISTVSSMPVAEMGERGRRWMAASFSWDRCALEMLALYKDLLARPGHRDARRRASVASRDSSPRGCADGLPPPGR